A portion of the Streptomyces sp. YPW6 genome contains these proteins:
- a CDS encoding GNAT family N-acetyltransferase, giving the protein MINHGHTDRSGRPVTLHAVDADNWRAVADCAPRDDQRDWVPALAARYLVLSSREDTWNSLAVLAGGEVAGHIMWGRDEDGSHWIGGMLIDAAHQGTGIGRAAVHTLADWLAAREDGTAVRLSYAPENEAAARLYTALGFRPTGAEEDGEIVAEREK; this is encoded by the coding sequence ATGATCAACCACGGACACACCGACAGAAGCGGCCGTCCCGTCACCCTCCACGCCGTGGACGCGGACAACTGGCGGGCGGTCGCCGACTGCGCACCCCGCGACGACCAGCGCGACTGGGTCCCGGCCCTGGCCGCCCGCTACCTCGTCCTGAGCAGCCGCGAGGACACCTGGAACTCCCTGGCGGTCCTCGCGGGCGGCGAGGTGGCCGGCCACATCATGTGGGGCCGGGACGAGGACGGTTCGCACTGGATCGGCGGCATGCTGATCGACGCCGCCCACCAGGGCACGGGCATCGGCCGCGCAGCCGTGCACACCCTGGCCGACTGGCTCGCCGCCCGCGAGGACGGCACCGCCGTACGTCTCTCGTACGCCCCGGAGAACGAGGCGGCCGCGCGTCTGTACACGGCGCTCGGCTTCCGGCCCACGGGGGCGGAGGAGGACGGGGAGATCGTGGCGGAGCGGGAGAAGTAG
- a CDS encoding SDR family NAD(P)-dependent oxidoreductase, with protein sequence MTPPRFDGHSVLITAAGQGIGAATAHRLAAEGASVLVTDLDARRASGTAAAIREAGGTAASLACDVADRTAVEAAVAYAVETFGRLDVLVNNAYAASEDAALFEDEPDETWERDLDITLSGPFRCARAALPHLVASGRGAIVTIGSVNGEQDFGGHAYSAAKAGLASLTRTLAGHAGPRGVRVNLVAPGTIRTDAWAGRDAELERAAALYPLGRVGAPEDIASAVAFLASADAAWITGTTLRVDGGILAVNTGFRQAMAQP encoded by the coding sequence ATGACACCACCCCGTTTTGATGGTCACAGCGTCCTGATCACCGCCGCCGGCCAGGGCATCGGCGCGGCAACGGCCCACCGCCTGGCGGCGGAAGGGGCCTCGGTCCTCGTCACCGACCTGGACGCGCGGCGCGCGTCCGGCACGGCGGCGGCGATACGCGAGGCGGGCGGCACCGCCGCGTCCCTCGCCTGCGACGTGGCCGACCGGACGGCGGTGGAGGCGGCCGTGGCGTACGCGGTCGAGACCTTCGGCCGGCTCGACGTCCTGGTCAACAACGCGTACGCGGCGAGCGAGGACGCCGCGCTCTTCGAGGACGAGCCGGACGAGACGTGGGAACGCGACCTGGACATCACGCTCTCCGGCCCGTTCCGCTGCGCCCGGGCCGCCCTGCCGCACCTGGTCGCCTCGGGCCGGGGTGCGATCGTCACCATCGGCTCGGTCAACGGCGAACAGGACTTCGGCGGCCACGCGTACAGCGCCGCGAAGGCGGGCCTGGCCAGCCTGACCCGCACCCTGGCGGGCCACGCGGGCCCGCGCGGCGTCCGGGTCAACCTGGTCGCCCCCGGCACCATCCGCACCGACGCCTGGGCGGGCCGCGACGCGGAGTTGGAGCGTGCGGCGGCCCTCTACCCCCTGGGCAGGGTCGGCGCCCCCGAGGACATCGCGTCCGCCGTCGCCTTCCTCGCCTCCGCCGACGCGGCCTGGATCACGGGCACGACGCTGCGCGTGGACGGCGGGATCCTCGCGGTGAACACCGGCTTCCGGCAGGCGATGGCACAGCCGTAA
- a CDS encoding ATP-binding protein codes for MRGGGHEGNSERLVNRTVERYGVWLRSAVVGLCGVLGLVWAGDVDDADVGAAVSLLAPAALACGVRLWALRRPLPSALLWTLDAALVLLVGLSQPALGGEGANAMVEVAVGISVIAFQFEWARRPVAGAALAVAGGVACVLGDLLSSPAQAPDLVPLVRMLIQVGLSRAGYLIVRARARAADRSAAVRAALRREADVAAARRATEREYLATLHDTASATLLMVSQGDSQDWSWLPPRARQDLEALSAMPGFETGSVDLAALLRCVPEGEGRARVRLTTRIEGPLTMPSGPGLAMFNGVREAVTNVSRHAGVREAELSAWREGANGVLVELSDRGRGFDPDTVPARRRGISGSIVGRMRAVGGTVTVTSRPGAGTRVQWHWQDRGRDRAPRTGNGEQHTGVPRPPRTPAQHTAAIRFIRGQLLYGAQLVALLICLVWQFTISLRRLLAHQGVYDPAWAQDAGFVCLVAVAATGGASLLRGRRIPPAVRGWCLGAVLAASAVSAYTLPPHHATGPADWAFGVVGWHALFLLADLRVRVYAAFLGAHIGINAAAVFWHGTPTAAEAAVLGIATVGSCGLQLSVGVLMTRLLRDTAPAAGSAAAREEELRTRERIHEHLQNDHKERYRALTATTVPLLVGLGHGVLSPHDEEVRLRCGVEGTRMRRLFAEGDAVADPLLNELRACVEVAEHQGVKVSLAVRGRPGEVPVEIRRELVDPVAVTLGRTRSAARVTVVWTPGAVRVSVVGVDCADERTGPAAVPSPGRGADRRVSVVRTRHGESVWAEASWSRPVPSGVDLP; via the coding sequence ATGCGGGGTGGGGGGCACGAGGGAAACAGCGAGCGCCTGGTGAACCGGACCGTCGAGCGGTACGGGGTGTGGCTCCGGTCCGCCGTGGTCGGTCTGTGCGGTGTCCTGGGCCTCGTCTGGGCGGGTGACGTGGATGACGCGGATGTGGGTGCGGCGGTGTCGCTGCTGGCACCCGCCGCCCTGGCCTGCGGTGTGCGCCTGTGGGCGCTTCGCCGGCCGCTCCCGTCGGCGCTGCTCTGGACACTGGACGCGGCGCTGGTGCTGCTGGTGGGACTGTCTCAGCCGGCCCTCGGGGGTGAGGGCGCGAACGCGATGGTGGAAGTGGCCGTCGGCATCAGCGTCATCGCGTTCCAGTTCGAGTGGGCGAGGCGTCCGGTGGCCGGGGCCGCCCTGGCGGTGGCGGGAGGCGTCGCCTGCGTGCTGGGGGACCTGCTCTCCTCGCCCGCGCAGGCCCCCGACCTGGTGCCCCTGGTACGCATGCTGATCCAGGTGGGGCTGTCGAGGGCGGGGTACCTCATCGTCCGGGCGCGGGCCAGGGCGGCCGACCGGTCGGCCGCGGTGAGAGCGGCCCTGCGCCGGGAGGCCGATGTCGCGGCGGCACGGCGGGCGACCGAGCGCGAGTACCTGGCGACCTTGCACGACACGGCCAGCGCGACCCTGCTGATGGTCTCCCAGGGCGACAGCCAGGACTGGTCGTGGCTTCCCCCGCGGGCCAGGCAGGATCTGGAGGCGCTGTCCGCCATGCCCGGTTTCGAGACGGGGAGTGTCGACCTCGCGGCGCTTCTGCGCTGTGTGCCCGAGGGGGAGGGGCGGGCCAGGGTGCGGCTCACGACGCGTATCGAGGGCCCGCTCACGATGCCGTCCGGCCCGGGGCTCGCGATGTTCAACGGTGTCCGGGAAGCCGTCACCAATGTGTCACGCCACGCCGGGGTGCGGGAGGCGGAACTCAGCGCGTGGCGGGAGGGGGCGAACGGTGTCCTCGTCGAACTGTCCGACAGGGGAAGGGGTTTCGACCCGGACACCGTACCGGCGCGGCGCCGGGGCATCTCCGGCTCCATCGTCGGCAGGATGCGCGCGGTCGGCGGCACCGTGACCGTCACCTCGCGTCCGGGCGCCGGAACCCGCGTGCAGTGGCACTGGCAGGACCGGGGCCGGGACCGGGCGCCGCGGACCGGGAACGGGGAGCAGCACACGGGCGTACCGCGCCCGCCGCGCACCCCGGCGCAGCACACGGCCGCGATCCGCTTCATCCGCGGACAGCTCCTCTACGGGGCCCAGCTGGTTGCCCTGCTGATCTGCCTGGTCTGGCAGTTCACCATCTCGCTGCGCCGGCTCCTGGCCCACCAGGGTGTCTACGACCCCGCGTGGGCGCAGGACGCTGGCTTCGTCTGCCTCGTCGCCGTGGCGGCGACCGGGGGCGCCTCCCTGCTGCGTGGCAGGCGGATCCCGCCGGCGGTGCGCGGCTGGTGCCTGGGTGCGGTCCTGGCCGCGTCGGCGGTGAGCGCGTACACGCTTCCGCCGCATCACGCGACGGGCCCGGCGGACTGGGCGTTCGGAGTGGTCGGCTGGCACGCGCTGTTCCTGCTGGCGGACCTGCGGGTCAGGGTGTACGCGGCCTTCCTCGGGGCGCACATCGGGATCAACGCGGCCGCCGTGTTCTGGCACGGGACGCCGACCGCGGCCGAGGCGGCCGTCCTGGGGATCGCCACGGTCGGCAGCTGCGGCCTCCAGCTCTCCGTCGGCGTCCTGATGACCCGTCTGCTGCGCGACACGGCGCCGGCGGCGGGCTCGGCGGCCGCGCGGGAGGAGGAACTGCGGACCCGGGAACGTATCCACGAGCACCTGCAGAACGACCACAAGGAGCGCTACCGCGCGCTGACGGCGACGACGGTGCCGCTGCTGGTGGGCCTCGGCCACGGTGTGCTGAGCCCGCACGACGAGGAGGTCAGACTGCGATGCGGTGTGGAAGGCACCCGTATGCGCCGCCTGTTCGCCGAAGGCGACGCCGTCGCCGACCCGCTCCTGAACGAGCTGCGGGCCTGCGTCGAGGTCGCCGAACACCAGGGGGTGAAGGTGAGCCTGGCCGTGCGCGGCCGGCCGGGCGAGGTGCCGGTGGAGATACGCAGGGAGCTGGTCGACCCGGTGGCGGTGACTCTGGGACGTACCCGCTCGGCCGCCCGCGTGACGGTCGTCTGGACCCCCGGCGCGGTCCGGGTGAGCGTCGTGGGCGTCGACTGCGCGGACGAGCGCACCGGGCCGGCGGCCGTCCCGTCGCCCGGCCGTGGCGCGGACCGGCGGGTGTCCGTGGTAAGAACCAGACACGGTGAAAGCGTGTGGGCAGAAGCGAGTTGGAGCAGACCGGTGCCATCAGGAGTTGACCTGCCATGA
- a CDS encoding alpha/beta hydrolase, which yields MPGQPGLSEGRRPRTRRMSWYGRWLGEALAHVAPGPVVVVGHSLGGAVALACDAPQIVGRVLLSSAGIVRLRVPATVLAATVPWLLRPTPARSTALVRRMAAPGQGRVPGDLGEWMALVGRCCRSSLAPPPLPSGLLQLRRSVPTLAVSGRYDPFLPPQILGPGARRRLGAEVRVIDGAGHLLLDESPEAVLGAVREFCAARTTDT from the coding sequence CTGCCTGGTCAGCCGGGGCTCAGCGAGGGTCGGCGGCCTCGCACGCGGCGCATGTCCTGGTACGGCAGGTGGCTCGGCGAGGCGCTCGCGCACGTGGCGCCGGGGCCGGTCGTCGTCGTGGGGCATTCCCTGGGGGGAGCCGTGGCGCTCGCCTGTGACGCCCCGCAGATCGTCGGCCGGGTGCTGCTCTCCAGCGCGGGCATCGTCCGGCTGAGGGTCCCCGCCACCGTCCTGGCCGCCACCGTCCCCTGGCTGCTGCGGCCCACTCCGGCGCGTTCGACGGCGCTGGTCCGTCGCATGGCCGCTCCGGGGCAGGGGCGGGTGCCCGGTGATCTGGGGGAGTGGATGGCGTTGGTCGGACGCTGCTGCCGCAGCAGTCTCGCTCCGCCTCCCCTTCCGTCCGGTCTGCTCCAACTGCGGCGTTCCGTACCCACGTTGGCCGTCTCGGGACGCTACGACCCGTTTCTGCCCCCGCAGATCCTGGGGCCGGGCGCCCGGCGCCGGCTCGGGGCGGAGGTCAGAGTGATCGACGGGGCGGGGCATCTCCTGCTCGACGAGTCACCGGAAGCGGTCCTCGGTGCGGTGCGGGAGTTCTGCGCCGCGCGTACGACGGACACGTGA
- a CDS encoding response regulator transcription factor, translating to MSDDIPVSVVVIDDHPAILSGVEMWYGASPRPITVVAAGASVREAWTAPGSAADVVVLDLQLGETVPAFSSLRRLVDAGRQVIVYSMRDDEKTALTCLDLGAATFLTKSEGQEHLVEATLAAADERPYMPPALAGALGANARADRPQLSSREENVLIEWFQSESKELVAQRLGISVRTVNSYLDRVRIKYANVGRPARTKASLVARAVQDGLVDVDDL from the coding sequence ATGAGCGACGACATACCGGTCAGCGTGGTCGTCATCGACGATCATCCCGCCATCCTCTCGGGCGTGGAGATGTGGTACGGCGCTTCACCACGGCCCATCACCGTGGTCGCGGCGGGAGCCTCCGTCCGGGAGGCCTGGACGGCTCCGGGCAGCGCGGCCGATGTGGTGGTCCTGGATCTGCAGCTGGGCGAGACCGTCCCCGCCTTCAGCAGTCTCCGGAGACTTGTCGACGCCGGACGGCAGGTGATCGTCTACTCGATGCGGGACGACGAGAAGACCGCGCTCACCTGCCTGGATCTCGGAGCCGCGACCTTCCTGACCAAGAGCGAGGGCCAGGAGCACCTGGTCGAGGCGACGCTGGCGGCAGCCGACGAGCGGCCCTACATGCCGCCCGCGCTGGCCGGCGCGCTGGGCGCGAACGCCCGTGCGGACCGCCCGCAGCTCTCCTCGCGCGAGGAGAACGTGCTGATCGAGTGGTTCCAGTCCGAGTCGAAGGAGCTGGTCGCGCAGCGCCTCGGCATCTCCGTGCGGACGGTCAACTCGTACCTGGACCGTGTGCGGATCAAGTACGCGAACGTGGGCCGCCCCGCGCGCACGAAGGCGAGCCTGGTGGCCCGAGCGGTCCAGGACGGGCTCGTCGACGTGGACGACCTCTGA
- a CDS encoding GNAT family protein translates to MTLPTPELTTERLRLRPFTDADAAPLYALQSDAHVLRYWDSPPWTDPARFQSFLATCRRIEEEGSGARLAIERVSDGSFIGWCGLFHWNPDFRSASLCYVFDAAAWGNGYATETAHAVLRWAYDTLDLNRVQAETDTRNAGSARVLEKLGFVREGTLREDCVVNGDVSDSWVFGLLRRDWEATAGR, encoded by the coding sequence ATGACCCTGCCCACCCCTGAGTTGACGACCGAGCGCCTGCGGCTGCGGCCGTTCACCGACGCCGACGCGGCACCGCTCTACGCACTGCAGAGCGACGCCCACGTGCTGCGGTACTGGGACTCTCCGCCGTGGACCGATCCGGCCCGCTTCCAGAGCTTCCTCGCGACCTGCCGGAGGATCGAGGAGGAGGGCTCGGGGGCGCGGCTGGCCATCGAGCGCGTCTCCGACGGCTCGTTCATCGGCTGGTGCGGCCTGTTCCACTGGAACCCGGACTTCCGCAGCGCGTCCCTGTGCTACGTCTTCGACGCCGCCGCGTGGGGCAACGGCTACGCCACGGAGACCGCGCACGCGGTGCTGCGGTGGGCGTACGACACCCTGGACCTGAACCGCGTCCAGGCCGAGACCGACACCCGTAACGCGGGGTCCGCCCGGGTCCTGGAGAAGCTCGGCTTCGTCCGTGAGGGCACCCTCCGCGAGGACTGCGTCGTCAACGGCGACGTCTCCGACTCCTGGGTCTTCGGCCTGCTCCGCCGCGACTGGGAGGCAACGGCCGGCCGCTGA
- a CDS encoding helix-turn-helix domain-containing protein, with amino-acid sequence MDTQQNTALTRALAEVPGPLPTRGVIHVVIPHTDRFTVVGNHLAQHPDLSCTAIGIAVLIQSLPQGTEVSIKALAARCREGEKRIAAALRELEAHGYLQRIRHRLTDKKVITRTVFCNQPTALPHPHHPAAQPHPRTTAPADAAVRGPARVAVAAPVRVDVPVAVPAPVPAPVPVSASVPAAAPPAQKATPAPPAPGTTTAPPVPGPPSPPPAPGTSPTPPVSPPPPPPLFVPRVPPPTAPKPPRRPLPRPGELTPELDRAATAFLSDLHRHAPQFTLSEDDVRRLVPGVAAWLERAARPDGMRRALTDDPPHPLKHPAKLLTYRLTELLPPAPPGADDLATLARPRVTVTPFQTCDDCDRAFRSPAPGHCRDCRETRAAHAQAAV; translated from the coding sequence ATGGATACCCAGCAGAATACTGCCCTGACCCGCGCCCTGGCAGAGGTTCCCGGACCTCTCCCCACCCGTGGCGTCATCCACGTCGTCATCCCGCACACCGACCGCTTCACCGTCGTCGGCAACCACCTCGCCCAGCACCCCGACCTCAGCTGCACCGCCATCGGGATCGCCGTACTCATCCAGTCCCTGCCCCAGGGAACCGAAGTCAGCATCAAGGCACTCGCCGCCCGCTGCCGCGAAGGCGAGAAACGCATCGCCGCCGCCCTCCGCGAACTCGAAGCCCACGGCTACCTCCAACGCATCCGCCACCGGCTCACCGACAAGAAAGTCATCACCCGCACCGTCTTCTGCAACCAACCCACCGCTCTCCCACACCCCCACCACCCGGCAGCACAGCCACACCCACGAACCACCGCGCCGGCGGACGCGGCCGTACGTGGGCCCGCCCGGGTGGCCGTCGCCGCGCCGGTACGGGTCGACGTGCCCGTGGCCGTCCCGGCCCCCGTCCCGGCACCCGTCCCCGTATCCGCGTCCGTACCGGCGGCTGCGCCTCCCGCGCAGAAGGCCACCCCGGCACCGCCCGCGCCGGGGACCACCACAGCACCGCCCGTGCCGGGTCCCCCTTCGCCGCCGCCCGCGCCGGGGACCTCCCCCACACCGCCCGTGTCTCCCCCGCCTCCGCCCCCGCTCTTCGTACCGCGCGTCCCGCCCCCGACCGCGCCCAAGCCGCCGCGTCGCCCTCTCCCCCGGCCTGGCGAGCTCACCCCGGAGCTGGACCGCGCGGCCACCGCGTTCCTCAGCGATCTGCACCGCCACGCACCCCAGTTCACCCTCTCCGAGGACGACGTCAGGCGGCTGGTCCCGGGAGTGGCGGCCTGGCTCGAACGCGCGGCCCGTCCGGACGGCATGCGCCGTGCCCTCACCGACGACCCGCCGCACCCCCTCAAGCACCCGGCCAAGCTGCTCACCTACCGCCTCACCGAGCTGCTGCCGCCCGCGCCTCCCGGCGCCGACGACCTCGCCACGCTCGCCCGCCCCCGCGTCACCGTCACGCCCTTCCAGACCTGCGACGACTGCGACCGCGCCTTCCGCTCCCCCGCCCCCGGCCACTGCCGCGACTGCCGCGAAACCCGCGCCGCCCACGCACAGGCCGCAGTCTGA
- a CDS encoding sodium:alanine symporter family protein, with amino-acid sequence MSLDSITENIDEAVSGFFEPIAGWLGDIVFFSVTIAGAEVPLIVTWLVLAGLVFTGWFGFVQVRKFRLAVDVVRGKYDDKDSAGEVNHFQALTAAVSGTVGLGNIAGVAVAVSIGGAGATFWMILCGLLGMATKFVEVTLGVKYREIHADGTVSGGPMHYLPKGLAERFGKNGKSLGKVLAVLASIMILFFGLFGGNLFQVNQSYAQLVSVTGGEDGAMGSSGGALFFGILVAALVGIVLLGGIRSIASVTSRLIPAMAGIYIAACLVVILVNVTAVPAAIGTIIEGAFNPEGVAGGILGALIIGFKRAAFSNEAGLGSAPIAHSAVKTKHPASEGLVALLEPFIDTVIVCTMTALTIVIANPASWGEARSGESIGGVTITSDAFETVLPWFPYILTIAVILFAFSTVLTWGYYGLKAWTHLFGRSRTSETVYKALYTLFAVAGSLLTLQTLIDLADAVLFTLAVINIIGLYLLAPIVKRELNSFVEYVRVRKAGGSGTTGGDTDDETTKATV; translated from the coding sequence GTGTCACTCGACTCCATCACCGAGAACATCGACGAAGCCGTCAGCGGGTTCTTCGAGCCCATAGCCGGCTGGCTGGGCGACATCGTCTTCTTCTCCGTCACCATCGCCGGGGCGGAGGTGCCGCTCATCGTCACCTGGCTGGTGCTCGCGGGCCTGGTCTTCACCGGCTGGTTCGGCTTCGTCCAGGTGCGCAAGTTCCGTCTGGCCGTGGACGTCGTACGCGGCAAGTACGACGACAAGGACTCCGCCGGCGAGGTCAACCACTTCCAGGCGCTGACCGCCGCCGTGTCCGGCACGGTCGGCCTCGGCAACATCGCCGGTGTGGCCGTCGCCGTCTCCATCGGCGGCGCCGGAGCCACCTTCTGGATGATCCTCTGCGGCCTGCTCGGCATGGCCACCAAGTTCGTCGAGGTCACCCTCGGCGTGAAGTACCGCGAGATCCACGCCGACGGCACCGTCTCCGGCGGGCCGATGCACTACCTGCCCAAGGGGCTCGCCGAGCGCTTCGGGAAGAACGGCAAGTCCCTCGGCAAGGTCCTCGCCGTCCTCGCCTCGATCATGATCCTCTTCTTCGGGCTCTTCGGCGGAAACCTCTTCCAGGTCAACCAGTCCTACGCGCAGCTCGTCTCCGTCACCGGCGGTGAGGACGGCGCGATGGGCTCCTCCGGCGGGGCGCTCTTCTTCGGCATCCTCGTCGCCGCGCTCGTCGGCATCGTCCTGCTCGGCGGCATCCGCTCCATCGCCTCCGTCACCAGCCGGCTCATCCCCGCCATGGCCGGCATCTACATCGCCGCGTGCCTCGTGGTCATCCTGGTCAACGTCACCGCCGTGCCCGCCGCGATCGGCACGATCATCGAGGGCGCCTTCAACCCCGAAGGCGTCGCGGGCGGCATCCTCGGTGCGCTGATCATCGGCTTCAAGCGCGCCGCGTTCTCCAACGAGGCCGGTCTCGGCTCCGCCCCGATCGCCCACTCCGCGGTCAAGACCAAGCACCCCGCGAGCGAGGGCCTGGTCGCCCTGCTGGAGCCGTTCATCGACACGGTCATCGTCTGCACCATGACCGCCCTGACCATCGTCATCGCCAACCCCGCCAGCTGGGGCGAGGCCCGCTCCGGCGAGTCCATCGGCGGCGTGACGATCACCTCGGACGCGTTCGAGACGGTGCTGCCCTGGTTCCCGTACATCCTGACCATCGCGGTGATCCTCTTCGCCTTCTCCACGGTGCTCACCTGGGGTTACTACGGCCTCAAGGCATGGACGCACCTCTTCGGCCGCAGCCGTACCAGTGAGACCGTCTACAAGGCCCTCTACACCCTGTTCGCCGTCGCCGGGTCCCTGCTCACCCTGCAGACCCTCATCGACCTGGCCGACGCGGTGCTCTTCACCCTCGCCGTGATCAACATCATCGGCCTGTACCTCCTCGCCCCCATCGTCAAGCGCGAGCTGAACAGCTTCGTCGAGTACGTGCGGGTCCGGAAGGCCGGCGGCTCCGGCACGACCGGCGGAGACACGGACGACGAGACGACGAAGGCGACCGTCTGA
- a CDS encoding penicillin-binding transpeptidase domain-containing protein produces the protein MRSGAKVGVVGGAFVLVAGGIGYGAYSMLGDTGGGGGAGTQSASESSKVRTGPPSAEEIAETSKEFFEAWAAGDASAAALLTNNEAGAEPVLASYGEDAHIGKVKITPGPATGTKVPYTVKATVAYEGKSKPLSYASELTVVRGLTTGKALVDWEPTVVHPQLTEGATLKTGESSTPAIEAVDRNGTVLTKEKYPSLGPVLDTLRKKYGESAGGSAGIETWIEPADASQPDVNLLTLAEGKPGKVRTTLDANTQAAAERAVKKFSEASVVAVKPSTGAIRAVANNPVTEFNVALQGKQAPGSTLKIVTAAMLLEKGLVTANGAAECPPDVRYYTRTFHNLDHFALPDGSTFTQSFAKSCNTAFIKLIDDTKDDAALPRIAREVFGIGLNWQTGVVTTDGSVPEEVGGEAAAQYIGQGTVQMNVLNMASITATARTGTFRQPVIVPQSLNDRELAKASRSLSPSVTQQLNTMMRATAAWGTGAKAMAGVGGDKGAKTGSAEVGGQATSNSWFTGFSNDLAAAAVVQAGGHGGDAAGPVVAEVLKAGG, from the coding sequence ATGCGCAGTGGAGCGAAGGTCGGCGTCGTCGGCGGCGCGTTCGTACTGGTGGCCGGCGGGATCGGTTACGGGGCGTACAGCATGCTCGGGGACACGGGCGGCGGGGGCGGTGCGGGTACGCAGAGCGCGTCCGAGTCGTCGAAGGTGAGGACGGGGCCGCCGAGTGCGGAGGAGATAGCGGAGACCTCGAAGGAGTTCTTCGAGGCGTGGGCGGCCGGGGACGCGTCGGCCGCGGCCCTCCTGACGAACAACGAGGCAGGCGCGGAGCCGGTGCTCGCCTCGTACGGCGAGGACGCCCACATCGGCAAGGTGAAGATCACTCCAGGCCCGGCGACCGGCACGAAGGTCCCGTACACGGTCAAGGCCACCGTCGCGTACGAGGGGAAGTCGAAGCCCCTGTCGTACGCCTCGGAGCTGACGGTCGTCCGCGGCCTGACGACGGGCAAGGCCCTGGTGGACTGGGAGCCGACCGTCGTGCATCCGCAGCTGACGGAGGGCGCGACGCTGAAGACGGGCGAGTCCTCGACTCCGGCGATCGAGGCGGTCGACCGCAACGGGACGGTGCTGACGAAGGAGAAGTACCCCTCGCTGGGGCCGGTCCTGGACACCCTGCGCAAGAAGTACGGGGAGAGCGCGGGCGGCTCGGCCGGCATCGAGACCTGGATCGAGCCCGCCGACGCGTCCCAGCCGGACGTCAACCTGCTGACCCTGGCCGAGGGCAAGCCCGGCAAGGTCCGGACGACGCTCGACGCGAACACGCAGGCGGCGGCCGAGCGGGCGGTGAAGAAGTTCTCGGAGGCGTCGGTGGTCGCGGTGAAGCCGTCGACGGGGGCGATCCGCGCGGTGGCCAACAATCCGGTGACCGAGTTCAACGTGGCGCTCCAGGGCAAGCAGGCGCCCGGCTCGACGCTGAAGATCGTCACGGCCGCGATGCTGCTGGAGAAGGGGCTCGTCACGGCGAACGGGGCGGCCGAGTGCCCGCCAGACGTCAGGTACTACACCCGTACGTTCCACAACCTGGACCACTTCGCTCTGCCGGACGGCTCCACCTTCACCCAGAGCTTCGCCAAGTCCTGCAACACCGCCTTCATCAAGCTGATCGACGACACGAAGGACGACGCCGCCCTGCCCAGGATCGCCCGGGAGGTCTTCGGGATCGGCCTGAACTGGCAGACCGGTGTGGTCACCACGGACGGCAGCGTGCCGGAGGAGGTGGGTGGCGAGGCGGCCGCCCAGTACATCGGGCAGGGCACCGTCCAGATGAACGTCCTCAACATGGCGTCCATCACCGCGACGGCCCGCACCGGCACCTTCCGCCAGCCCGTCATCGTCCCGCAGTCCCTGAACGACCGGGAGCTGGCGAAGGCCTCGCGCTCGCTGTCGCCGTCCGTCACCCAGCAGCTGAACACGATGATGCGCGCCACGGCCGCCTGGGGCACCGGCGCGAAGGCCATGGCAGGCGTCGGCGGCGACAAGGGCGCGAAGACCGGTTCGGCGGAGGTGGGCGGGCAGGCCACGTCGAACAGCTGGTTCACCGGCTTCAGCAACGACCTCGCGGCGGCGGCGGTCGTCCAGGCCGGCGGCCACGGCGGCGACGCGGCGGGCCCGGTCGTGGCGGAGGTGCTGAAGGCGGGCGGCTGA
- a CDS encoding EamA family transporter, giving the protein MTPLVALAVLVAAITHAGWNAIAHAIKDQLLSFTLISGGGLLIGAALALFAPFPAADAWPYLLVSAVLHVAYMLLLMRSFTLGDFGQMYPIARGTAPLVVTVLAAVFVGERPDAWAAAGVAVASAGLVGLALWGIRGSGKRPHWPAIVAALGTGLAIAGYTTVDGAGVRASGTPLGYVAWLMILEGLAIPAYAYYRRRAALRTQLRPYAVRGLLGAALSVIAYGLVLWAQTRGPLAPIAALRESSIIVGAAIGTLFFKERFGAPRIAAAGLMVVGIGLMLHTS; this is encoded by the coding sequence GTGACCCCGCTGGTCGCCCTCGCGGTCCTCGTGGCCGCGATCACGCACGCCGGCTGGAACGCCATCGCCCACGCGATCAAGGACCAGCTGCTCTCCTTCACCCTGATCTCCGGCGGCGGCCTGCTGATCGGCGCGGCCCTGGCCCTGTTCGCCCCGTTCCCGGCGGCGGACGCCTGGCCGTACCTCCTGGTCTCGGCCGTGCTGCACGTGGCGTACATGCTGCTGCTGATGCGTTCGTTCACGCTGGGCGACTTCGGCCAGATGTACCCGATCGCCCGGGGCACGGCCCCGCTGGTGGTGACGGTGCTGGCGGCGGTGTTCGTCGGCGAGCGTCCGGACGCCTGGGCCGCGGCGGGCGTGGCGGTGGCGTCGGCCGGGCTGGTCGGCCTGGCCCTGTGGGGCATCCGGGGCTCCGGGAAGCGCCCGCACTGGCCGGCGATCGTGGCGGCCCTCGGCACGGGCCTGGCCATCGCGGGTTACACCACGGTGGACGGGGCCGGGGTCCGCGCGTCCGGCACCCCGCTGGGCTACGTCGCGTGGCTGATGATCCTGGAGGGCCTGGCGATCCCGGCGTACGCGTACTACCGCCGCCGCGCCGCACTGCGCACGCAACTGAGGCCGTACGCGGTCCGCGGCCTGCTCGGCGCGGCGCTGTCGGTGATCGCGTACGGCCTGGTGCTCTGGGCCCAGACGAGGGGGCCGCTCGCCCCGATCGCGGCGCTGCGCGAGTCGTCGATCATCGTGGGCGCGGCGATCGGCACGCTGTTCTTCAAGGAGCGTTTCGGGGCTCCGCGGATCGCGGCCGCGGGGCTGATGGTGGTGGGCATCGGGCTGATGCTGCACACGAGTTGA